The following are encoded in a window of Streptomyces sp. SAT1 genomic DNA:
- a CDS encoding pentapeptide repeat-containing protein — translation MADQTGERRDAGARSGLRGDCANCFGLCCVALPFAASADFARDKPAGRPCPNLLGDHRCGIHTRLRQEGYPGCTVYDCFGAGQKVSQVTFGGRDWRTEPAGTLGEMAAAFPVVRHLHELLWYLTEALTLAPARPVHAGLRDLLERTEELTLLPPAELAALDVDAHRQDVNALLLRTSELMRAGVRGRKKDRRGADLMGARLRGADLRGASLRGACLIAADLTGADLRGADLIGADLRDTNLMDADLTGAFFLTQPQLNAARGTAGTRLPGSVTRPAHWAARP, via the coding sequence ATGGCAGATCAGACAGGGGAGCGGCGCGATGCCGGTGCGCGGTCCGGGCTGCGCGGCGACTGCGCGAACTGCTTCGGGCTGTGCTGCGTCGCCCTGCCCTTCGCCGCCTCGGCGGACTTCGCGCGCGACAAGCCCGCGGGGAGGCCCTGCCCGAACCTCCTGGGCGACCACCGCTGCGGCATCCACACCCGGCTCCGCCAGGAGGGCTACCCGGGCTGCACCGTGTACGACTGCTTCGGCGCGGGCCAGAAGGTCTCCCAGGTCACCTTCGGCGGCCGGGACTGGCGTACGGAGCCCGCGGGCACGCTCGGCGAGATGGCCGCGGCCTTCCCGGTCGTACGGCATCTGCACGAACTGCTGTGGTATCTGACCGAGGCACTCACCCTGGCCCCCGCCCGGCCGGTCCACGCCGGGCTGCGCGACCTGCTGGAGCGCACCGAGGAGCTGACCCTGCTGCCGCCGGCCGAACTGGCCGCACTCGACGTGGACGCCCACCGGCAGGACGTGAACGCACTGCTGCTGCGCACCAGCGAGCTGATGCGGGCCGGGGTGCGCGGGCGGAAGAAGGACCGGCGGGGCGCCGACCTGATGGGGGCCCGGCTGAGGGGCGCCGATCTGCGCGGGGCCAGCCTGCGCGGCGCCTGTCTGATCGCCGCCGACCTCACCGGCGCCGATCTGCGCGGCGCGGACCTGATCGGTGCCGACCTGCGCGACACGAACCTCATGGACGCCGACCTGACCGGCGCGTTCTTCCTGACCCAGCCGCAGCTGAACGCGGCCCGCGGCACCGCGGGCACCCGGCTGCCGGGGTCAGTCACCCGCCCCGCGCACTGGGCAGCGCGGCCCTGA